The DNA window CTgtattatcaactacttttttaGACTAATATGGTGTGTAATTACAAATTATATTATCAAATATGAAATAAGAAATTTAAAGAAATTGTCAACTTTATTTAAGTATAGCTTTGGGtgttactttatattatattggATTTTATCTAATCATgtgttttatttgtttgattattttaataattataattatattttttttgcaaAAGTCAATAAAATCAACGGTGGACAACACGCCAACCCTGAAAGGATCGCATTCGCACCTAATAATcacataatctttttttttttcaaaaaaagtttgTCCAGTGCGATTCTGTTTAACCAAAATTGATTCTTTCTCTCCCAATTTGTGAGATCTTTTTCTTTGGCAGTGATGAGTAAGGGACCGGGACTGTTCGTCGATATCGGCAAGAGAGCCAAAGGTAACCAAATCCTCTTATCTTCTTCGTTCTCCACCTACGATCTTTTTCTTTATCGACTTTGGAATTTCTCCTTTTGCGTTTACTTATATCGGTttatcttttctctcttctcctttTGAATGCTTAGATCTCTTGACCAAAGATTATACGTCGGATCAGAAGTTCACGGTTTCCACTTATACTGGCGCTGGAGTGGTATGCCAACGtcatttcttttatttgaatttaaacaaTGATTATATAGTCTGGATAGGTTATTCTTGGATGATATGCCGCTTTGCTTGCTTAGATCTTTTATCAACTGAATTTTGCTGTCGATTGAATAAGGTGCTCAGATGAatgcaaatattaaaaaaaaattgtggttTTTAGCAGATTTCTGTCTCACTTGTTTAAATTGCTTTAAATATTGaaaaggaaatgagaaaatgtagAGGCATTTGAGAAGTTTAAGGTTCTTGTTTTTTCCTCCTGTTTGGTTTTTTTACccatttaaaagaaatatttgtcTTTGAGGTGATTTCCCCGAATTTCTCATGGACCAGCATTATCTTTGAATTCCAAGATTTGATACTGGTTGTTGCTCTGAATTTATGCACATTTTGTATTTGATCTCAAGGTATTGTTGGGTGAAATTGATGTTATGTCTGACCAGTTGTTATGCTTTGAAAGGAACTAAGAGGCCGTTTAATCTTGTGCTATGCTTTTCTACTtctctaggtttttttttttttatgagcTGCTTGATGTATCTGCTGAACCTTAATGTATTTTAGTTAACTTGGATCCTCGTGTTCTGACTTTGATGAAACCATTAGAGGATATCGAGATTCTCTTAAACCAAAACATTCCACTGGTATTTATTGGCTAATTTCCTTTTTCCTTCAATTCAGGCCATCACATCAACTTCTCTAAAGAAAGGAGGACTTTCTACTGGGGATGTTGCTGCACTATACAAGTACAAGAACACTCAATTTGATGTCAAAGTCGATACCGACTCTAATGTAGGTTCTTACGTCCTTGGTCTGTAAACTATTTGCCTAGTTCAGCCGAGAATCTCACAATTTTTACATTGTTTGGACAGATCTCGACGACGATGACATTCACTGATATTCTTCCCTCCACTAAGACTATTGCGTCATTCAAAGTGCCTGATTATAACGCTGGCAAGGTAGGAAGTTACCTCTTATAAGCAGAAATGTTTCTCAGGATaatgagttttgatgtttgaaAATTGGAAGTTTCTATCTGCTATCTATTTTGCAGCTGGAGGTTCAGTATTTTCATCACCATGCAACCTTCACAACAACTATTGCTCTGTACAAGACGCCAGTTGTTGATGCCACAGCAACAATTGGTACACCCTCTATTGCTTTTGGAGCAGAGGCAGGTTATGATCCTACCAAAGGCAATTTTACAAAGTACACTGCTGGTATTAGTGTGACAAAACCAGATTCATGCGCTTCCATAATTCTGTAAGCTTTTATAAACTAAACCATGAATCGAATAGAAAGTAAGCACTTTCTAATCTTTTGGCACTaattccttcctctttttttttttacatccaGAGGAGACAAGGGAGACAGCATAAAAGCATCTTATGTGCATTATCTGGACAACCTGAAGAAGAGCGCTGCCGTGGGCGAGATCCGCAGAAAGTTTTCAACAAATGAGAACACGTTCACTGTTGGAGGGGCTTACGCTGTTGATCATCTCACACTGATTAAAGCTAAGCTCAACAATCATGGGAGGCTTGGAGCATTGCTGCAGCATGAAGTCATACCGAAGTCATTGTTGACAGTCTCTGGTGAGCTTGACACCAAGTCCTTGGACAAAAGTCCTCGCTTAGGATTGGCCTTTGCTCTGAAACCCTAATCAATTATTTGCAACCCAATGATGCTTTTACAGATTTGATTacgattttttttttgtggtgaTTTAAAATGGGGGTGTCAATAAGTTGCTCCACAGACGATTAATATTCATTTCTAGGTTCGCATTTCCTGTGGATGGATGATTGATACTTTTGGCTTTCAATGATTCACATGTTGAAGTTTTGATCCGATTTGAGCCATTTTGACATTGGCACATTTATGCCTCCTTGTATTGAGTATTTCTTTGATTTGGTAAATGCTTTATAACTGCCTTGATTTGTTACCTTTGAGTGATCTACAAAAGCTTATTTGTTCCAGTTGCCTTCCAAGTTCCTCCATACACAGTCCCCTTAAGCTTACCGGCTACTGCCTCGACCAAAAGAAATGGTGGATTTCGAGTTTCAAGCTCGGCTTTTCTTCAAGTGGTATCATCCCAATCTCATGGACAAATGGATTATCAATGAACACCCAATCTAATGTCGTTTTGGATGCAAATGAACCATTTGAATCCCTATCCCAATGGAATGTCAATGCTTTTCAAGAGAAACAGCTCAACTCTGCATATCCATATCACAAGCCATTGAATGGATGGTAGGTAGTGATGTAGCATTTCAAAGAAACCACTCAATTTGGTGtagtttttgaataaaatgattgatAAACAATACAAAAGCATAATGAAGACCAAAAATAGAATCTTTATTGCATTAGTTTCAGACAATGTTTAAACGTAGCAGATTCTTTGCACAGCCATTTCCATGTATTTAACATTATAAGTTCCATGCCTACGAATTTAATCATGCaaccaaaataaaatgaaaacaaaaattgcaATATATAATAGCATTATCAAAGTCTACAAAATCCCAGATTCCTCATCCAATAACATGAAGATAAATACTATGAAAAATGATGTCCAATAGTTGCAAACTCCGTAAATTGTAACATAACAAAGCATATCATAGCAATGAAAAACAAGACAACCTTAATCGACACTCTGCATGATATCCTCGGCAGAGAACTTAGTACCCTTATCCTTATCAGCAGCAGCCCGTCCCTTAGCCTTACGGTCCAACAACGACTTCCGGTCCTTGTCCAGCCTCAGCTTGGTAATGACAACCTTGGATGGGTTAATCCCAACGTTGACGGTCGAACCATTAACTTTCTCGCGGGTGATGCGCTCGATGTGGATTACC is part of the Gossypium hirsutum isolate 1008001.06 chromosome D11, Gossypium_hirsutum_v2.1, whole genome shotgun sequence genome and encodes:
- the LOC107913284 gene encoding mitochondrial outer membrane protein porin 2 codes for the protein MSKGPGLFVDIGKRAKDLLTKDYTSDQKFTVSTYTGAGVAITSTSLKKGGLSTGDVAALYKYKNTQFDVKVDTDSNISTTMTFTDILPSTKTIASFKVPDYNAGKLEVQYFHHHATFTTTIALYKTPVVDATATIGTPSIAFGAEAGYDPTKGNFTKYTAGISVTKPDSCASIILGDKGDSIKASYVHYLDNLKKSAAVGEIRRKFSTNENTFTVGGAYAVDHLTLIKAKLNNHGRLGALLQHEVIPKSLLTVSGELDTKSLDKSPRLGLAFALKP